The segment GAACGTGATCTCACTCAAGGCATTCGGCGAAAGCGAGTTCGCCGTCCGCTTCCCGAGCGCCCTCTGTGGATTCCTCGTGCTCGTGCTGACCTATTTCATCGGGTGGAAGGTGTTCGGGCGCAGGGCGGCGCTACTGTCCGCCGTCATCCTGGGGACCTCCGGAGGCTATTACACCTGTTCGCGGCTCAACCTCATCGATATGCCCCTGACACTCTGCGTAACGGCAGCCCTCGGTTTCTTCCTTCTCGCGTCCATTGAAACGGAGCGACACAGGGGTTTCTATTTCCACTTCTTCTATATCTTCATGGCGCTCGCGGTGCTCATCAAAGGCCTCATCGGGATCATCCTGCCCGGCATGGTGATCTTCTTTTACATGCTCCTCATGCGCCGCTGGCGGCTCCTGCGGGAAATGCGCCTTCTTGCCGGCGCGCTCATCGTCATCGGCATTTGCGCCCCGTGGTTCATACTCGTCTCGGTAAAAAATCCAGGTTTCATGAAGTTCTTCTTCCTCCGCGAGCACGTGGGAAGATTCATCTCGCAGATACACCAGCGCCACGAGTTCTTCGGGTTTTTTGTGCCCGCGCTATTGGGGATGATGTTCCCATGGTCATTCTTCCTGCCCGCGGCTGTTGCTCGATTCTGGAGTGCAAGAAAATCAGATGATTATGCCGCCTGGCTTTTTCTCGTCCTCTGGGCGCTCGTCATTCTCATTTTCTTTTCCTTCTCTGAATCGGCGCTCCTCACCTATATACTTCCGATCTTCCCGGCAGTCGCCCTGCTCACAGGCGCAACACTCTCGGCCGCTTTTGACCGGTGGTCCGGATGGATAAGATGGCCGTCGTTAATCATTGCTCTCGTGTTCTGTGTCGGCGGCGCCGGTGTGATTATATATCCCCATCTCGCTCGCATAACCGAAGTAACCCCGGGCATGTGGATCGCGCCCGGCATCATAGGGATTGTCGGAGGGGTTCTCTCTTTCAGGTTCACGCGGAGGGCGAACGCGGCGGGGCTCTTTTTCACGCTGTGCGTCATGCTGTACCTGATCCAGGTGATCGCGGCTAAAGTGATCCCCACCGTATTCCTCGCTGAGCGAACGACAAAAAAGCTGGCGCTGATCGCGAGGGAGAAAGTGGGGTCGGACACGCTGATCGCGAGCTATATGTACCAACCATCGCTCGCGTTTTACACGCACAGGAAATTCGTCATGGTGGATGCCGATAGCACAATAGACCTCGATCCCAGCCGAGGCCCGGGAGGAGATACCTCCCTGTTCCTTGATATCAACCAGTTCATACAGGCGTGGGACTCAGGCAAACCGATAATCGTCCTCTTGAAGGAGCGCGATCTGGCATCGCTGCGGGAGAAGGTCAAAGCGCCGGCGGTTGTCCTCGGTCAACAGGGCGATAAGATCCTCGCCACCAACCGGTAGGGGAATAGCGATTCACCATCCCCACTATTTCCCGGAACAGACGTAATGCGAGAGGAAGCGCGGTCCCACGCAATTACGACATAGTTCTGGATGTGTCGAAGGGCGGTTGTGAGGCGCGTGATAAAATAGCTACCCACACTACGGAAATAGGAAGCGGCCATTGCCAATGAGCAGGAGAGTATTCCCATGCGCATATTCCTGATTCACATCCGAGACCCACAGTTTTACGCGCTCCCGGAACGAACTCGTGTTAAAAACGGAAATATCCGTGTGACAGGCTTCCCGCCGATCGGAATCATGTCGCTCTCCGCGGTGCTCAGGCGCGCCGGCCACGAGTGCGTCCTGTTCGACCAGGCTAATCCTGAAACACCCCGCGAGGTTATCATCGAGGAGATCCACAGGCAGCGACCGGCCCTCGTCGGCTTGAGTTTCTTGAGCACTACCAGTTACCCGTATGCGAAGATCCTCGCCCGCCAGATCCGCGCCGCCGACGCAAAGGTGTTGCTGGCATTCGGTGGTGTGTTTGCCACGCTGAACGCCGAGCATATCAAGCTTCAGTGCCCCGAGGTGGACTTCGTCTGCCGCGGCGATGGCGAGCAACTCATCCTCGATCTCGTGGAGCGTCTGGACGATCCCGCAGGCGTCGCGGGGCTCACCTGGATGAAGGATGGCCAGGTGGTACACAACCCCAACCGCGAGATGGACCGCGACCTCGACCAGTGGCCGTTCCCCGACCGTGACGGCCTGCCGTTAGAGTTCGTCGAGTCGATGCCGCTCGACGTGCCGGTGGTTTTATCCATGGAGCGCTTCACGACCATGCAGACCTCCCGCGGGTGCCCGTGGCAATGTGTATTCTGCGACGTTCCGATTTTCAGCGAGGGGAAGTGGCGCTCTCGCAGTCCGCAGCACGTGGTTGACGAGTTGGCACACCTGCAAAAACTTGGCTACGGTTCGGTCTACTTTGTCGACGATAACTTCCTTCTGCAGCCCAAGCGGATCGAGGCGATCTGCAAGGGGATCAATGACACCGGGATCACCATCCGGTGGGGCTGCGAGGGGCGCGTTGACTCAGTGGTCCAGCATCTTTTCCCCGCCATGGCCAAGGCACACTGTCATGCCCTTATGTTCGGGATCGAGAGCGGCAGCCAGAAGGTGCTCGATCGGCTGGGAAAGAAGCATACGCTGGCGGAGGTTGAGAGCGCGGTGGCGAACGCCAAGCGGGCGGGAATCGATATCGTCCACGGGTTCTTTGTCGTCGGCAGTCCGGATGAGACCATCGAGGATATGAAAGCAACCTTCGATTTCGCATCAAGGATCCGACTGGATACCTTCTCGTTCAACCGCCTCTGCGTCTACCGCGGCACACCGCTCTGGCAGGAGTACGTAAAACGCGGCTTGATACAAGACGAGACCGATTGGTACAAGTACTTCAAATGCTCCGAGATCGATCCCACCTGCCTTTCGGGCGAGGTGATCAACCGCGAGCGCATCGCCGGCATGCGGCGGCTCTTTCTCTACAAGATGACGCATTACCCGGGCCAAATGCTGCGCATACTTCGCCGCTTCGCCCGCTCTATGCCGCTGTGGGACATTCTGTATCTCATTATTAAGCCCTTCCTCGGGAAGAAGCGCGGCAGGACGAGGGCGGAACGGGTGTCGCGCGCGGTCACGTGAGGGATGAATCGAAGGCCTGATGCCACAAAAAATAAACCGGAGATTCAAGGCAGTTTTACCCCAACCCTCCGGTTCGAATACTTCCAAGCGGTATTTTTCTAACGCTGCTTTTACCAGAAACTAGTGACTATTGACTGTTGTTGCTGTAGTACTGGCGCCCCACACGGTTGCCAGTTGGAACCAGATTGTCAATTGGCTGAACGAAATGAATATCCTGAGAGAATCCTTTGCCGAATCCGCTATTTAGCGCCCTTCAGCCTGCTTTACTCACACCCCTCTTGGGTTTGGAACCTCGATCCTGATATCACTATTATTTCCTCGCTGTATGGCAAGCGTAACTGCTCAGGAGCCAGAATTCAGGAGTCAGGAGCCAGGAGTTGGAATGAGGACGCCGGCGGCGACATTTGAGGACTTGGGATACGGCGATGTTTCCGAGTTAATGCAGTTACTCGAAGAGGTCAGCAAGCTCCTGGAAGCTTATGCGCGATCCATTCCGGATTCTGGCTCCTGACTTCTGACTACCTGAGTAGTTACGAGTTTTGACACGAAAGGGCCACGCTCTTTATCTGGCATCCGGAATGCGGTATAATTTGGGGGCCCGCCACCTTATCACAGGCGGACGGTAATCCCGTGGCATTTATGCGACGACCCTCGCACAATCGCCCAGGCGCCGTGCGCCTGGCTGTTGCTCTGCTTTCTACCGCGCTGTCCCTCTGCCTCCCCGCACGCGCCTGGGATAAGGGCACGGCGGATGCGATCAGGGGAGCGGCCCGTTCGTCCCTACCCGGCGAGATCGCGGCCTTTCTCGAACGGGAGAACTCGTTTTTCATCCAGGGGTGGGAGGCCGACGAGGAGACCCTCGCACGCTACGCGGGCTTCGCCACATACGACAGCGCGGGCTACGCCGCGGGGAAGCTGGGCTCCCAGATAACGCTGCTGCGCGACCTGTTCCCGCGTGAACGAACTCCTTACATGGCATACCGCCTGGGGATCCTTGCGCGACTCGTGGCGGACCTCAACTCTCCCTTTGCGACCGCCTCCTCTCCTCAGGAACAGAAGCTGCGCGGCCGGTTCATGCGGGATGTCGAGGCCCACCGTGCCGCGCTGCGAGGCGCGCCGCAGCCGCCGCGCGTTCTCCGTAACCCCGGCGCGGCCGTCGCGACCGCTGTGAAAAGGGCCTCCGGGTGGGCGGGCCCGGTGCGGGCGCAGTATCTCTCGGGCAGGGGGTACAACGTCATCGTGCAGCAGGCCGCTGCGACATTCTATCGGGCGTCTGCGCAGATGGTGCCGGATGTACTCTTCACAGTCGGGTCCGGCGGAGGCGGCACAGCGGAACTCGGCGCGCGATACGGCTACTATAACGACGCCTGCGATTACTATCTCCGGCGTGGAATGGCGCAGGATGCGCTCGCGGCGTACAACAGTGTTGCAGACATTGCCCCCGCGATCCAGGCCGGCAGCATGGTCTCTCTCCAGGACGCGGTGGAAAAGTACAGTCTCAATCTCCACATTCTCTCACTGGAGGAGAACCTGCGGAAGGCGGGGATCTCTCCGGAGCGGAAGGCGGGGGAGCAACTGATGGCGTCTTTCCTTTCAGGGCTCGCACGATTCGCGGTGCGCAGCCTGGACGCCCGGCGGGAGGAGGACTCCCGATTCGCGCTGTCGCTCTGCCTGCGCGAGGGTTACCTCCCCGACCGGACGCTGCAGAATTGCCGGCGCCTCTACGGACTGGAGGGGCTGAAGAACCTTGATGTGCCCGAGAACGCGTGGAAGATCTACCGAGAGGCCAACAGCTTCGAGGCAGCTGCCGGCAGGGCCTGCGATGAGGGGAAACTCTGGGTGGCCAACGACTCGTTCCTCCATGCGGCGGCGCTGTACTCCGCCATCCCCGAGAGCGTGCGGGAGCTGAACCGTGCGAGCAACGCGAGAATAGAGCAGATCAGGGGAATGATGCGATCGCTCCCGCTGTCCGCGCTGCTCTCGGAGAATCTCTTCCATGCCGCCGTTGACTCCCTGGCAGCCGGGAACGGGGACGCCGCGGTACGCGATCTCCAGCTCATCCAGACCTGGAAGCCCGGCGATGCCGAGGTGCGCGCCACCATCGGCGATGCTGAGGCGCTCCGGATTTTCACACAGGGGAAACAATTCGTGGAAAGCGGTGACTACGCACGCGCCGCAGAACAGTTCCGCGGACTGGTGCAGCGCTACCCCGGCAGCCCGCTCTCCGCCTCCGCCCGGGAGATGCTCAAGCTATACGAGAAGATGCAGGCCGAGAATAGAGGAAAGCTCCTGACCCTGCTGCGGTCGGCGTACGAGGCGTCGTTCGTCGGCGACGAAGACACGGTCTACCAGCTCTGCGACGAGATACTCGCCTCCCATCCCGAGGACGACCTCCGGGACAGGGCGCAGCTGCTGATCGCGGTGGCGTGGTACGAGTCCAACGGTAAGGGCTACCAGAAAATCGACCGGATATTCAGGGACCTGCTCAAGCAGCAGGTCATTGAGCAGGATGGTGACGAGCTCGTCATGAAAAAGAGCATGGATTTTTATTTCGGCCTCGCGGATCCTTTCCCGCGGATGGAGCTCTCGGAGTTCAAGGAATCTGTCCTGGCGAAGCTTGGCCCCAAGGGCGCCGGGCTTCTGTCGTCGGAAGAGGGTGCCGCCTCGGCGAAGGAGTTGGAGAGTGCGAAGGACGAGGCGCAGGGGGCCCTTGACGATATCGACGCGAAAATCGAGCAAGCGGAGGAAGCCATCTCGGAGGTGGAGAGCGATCGCAACATGGAGCTTGAGAGTCAGGGGGAGGACCTGGATGATGCGCGCGACATCCAGAGCGAGGCGAAGACCCTTTTTGAAGACGGCGACTACGAGGGGGCGAGGAAGAAGGCGGAGGAGGAGGCCGCGGAGGTGGAGAGGATCACGGAGCAGATGGAGTAACTCAAGGATTAAAGTATCCGGGTGAGCGATAATGATGAGGTGAGCGAGGAGTGAGAACGAAGAAAGCGGCAAAGGTGTACCGAGCCTTGTCGGAGGCATGGGAGCGCAACAGGATGCTGTATCTCTGCGTGCTCGCGTCCGTGCTCGCTCATTTCTTCGCCCTCGTATCCGTGGGGCCTCCGTGGAGGGCACGGGAGTCGCGGTTAAAGCCCCGGGCGGTGAAAGTCGTCTCGCTCAGGATCATGCCGAGGATGGTCGCCCCCGCGCACCCCGAGGAGAAGCGCCCGTCGGCACCGACCGTCAGCGCGCCCCCCGCGCCTGCCCCCCGCAAGGCCCCGGAGAAGGTGTATACGCGGGAGGCTGAACGGGATCTCGCACGACGGCGTTCGCAGGAGGTCATGGGCAAGTTCGCCCGCCCACCGGCCGCAAGGGCGAGGGACGTACTGTTGGAAAAGGGCAAGGAGGCCCGGGCGTGGGCGTCGCGGGAGTTTGCCGCGTATGAGGAGTCCCTCACGCATGAGGAGGCGGGTGAAGTGGGCTTCCGGCGGGTCGTAGATCTTAAGGCGAGCTCTGATTCCCAGATCTCCCGGCTCATGGAACACTACAAGATGAAGATCGGGTACGGCAGTCGCGCCGTCACCGATCTTAACCTCCAGTTCACCTCCGCGTGGCTCCTCACAAAGGGGCAGATCAGGAACTATCTCGCGAGACACACCGTCGCAGGGTCCAGGAAGATCCTCGCATCCCCGTCCCCCGGGGTATCGGAGGTAGCGCTCAGGGAGTCGGGGGAGGGGGCGCCGCGGCCGTACATCGAGCCCACTATCGCCGCGCTCGCGGCGCTTCTCGCGGCGGAGGAAAAATATTTCTCCTCCACCGGGGCGTCGCCGGAGGAACTGGAGTGCCTGGTGTTCATGCCGGTCTGGAGCTACCGCGGGCCGGCGTTCACCGTCGCGCGGGCGGAGAAGAAAGGCGTCCCGCAGAAAGAAAAACAGAGGGACGGGATAAGGATGGCGGATGGCACGGTGGCACAGGATGCGCGCAGATGAACGCGGATAAGGGAAGGGATCTTCTGCACGCCGATGAACACAGGTAGGCACCACAACAGGGTAACTGCTAAGGAGCCAGAATTCAGGAGTCAGGAGCCAGGAGTTGGAATGAGGACGCCGGCGGCGACATTTGAGGACTTGGGATACGGCGATGTTTCCGAGTTAATGCAGTTACTCGAAGAGGTCAGCAAGCTACTGGAAGCTTATTCGCGATCCATTCCGGATTCTGGCTCCTGACTTCTGACTACCTGAGTAGTTACACAACAGGAAGCAAAAGGGGAGGCATCGAAAATGCGGGCGATGCGAGTTCTAGGGATAACAGAGAAAGGAGGCGATGCTATGCGAAGGTTAAAATGGGGCCGGGTGGCATTTGCCGCACTGGCGGCGGTCGCTGCGGCGGCAACTGCACTCGGGGCGGATGATTCCTGGCTCTCGCTGCGGTATCACTCGCTGGCGAAGGGGGGCGTGCTCATGATCCCGCTCGCGGCGTGCTCCGTGCTCGCCGTGGCGTTCGCCGCGGAGCGGTTCATCATGATGCGGCCGGACAAGATTGTTCCCCTGGATTTCGTAAAAGAGGTGAGGGATCTCACGGCGCAGGGGAAGTTCGCGAAGGCCGTCGAGCTCTGCCGGGCGCACAAGAACCCGGTCTCCTCGGTTTTCCGCGTGGCCCTCATGCTCAGCGAGAAACCATCGATGACCAACGACATCATCCGGAGCACCGTGGAGGACCTGGGGGCGCGCGCGATCGACGAGCTCGCCCTCCGGATCAAGCCGCTGCTCATGATCTCCAACATCAGCCCGCTCCTGGGGTTGCTGGGGACGGTGTTCGGTATCATACAAGCGTTCAACGTCGTGGCGTCTGAGGCGGGGCTGGGGAGGGCCGACCTCCTGGCGGCCGGCATCTCGATGGCGCTGATCACGACCGCCGCGGGGCTCACGATCGCCATCCCCGCTCTGGCGTGCTTCTATTACTTCAGGGGACTTCTGGAAGGCAGTATTTCCGAGCGGATGGAGATCACGCTGCGGGCCTTTATGGAGGATTTCGTTGAGGGAAGGGGGAAAAAATGAGGATCTTGCGCAGGAAGTCAACCGAGGGGGACGAGCTCAACCTGGTTCCCCTCATTGACGTCGTCTTCAATCTTCTTGTCTTCTTCCTCGTCGCCACCTCCTTCCAGCGGGTGCAAAGGGAGCTGCAGGTGGAGCTCCCGCGGGCGAAGAGCGCGGAGACGGCCGCGATGGACATGCAGCCGATCTACGTGACAGTGGACCGGGAGGGCGTCATCACGATGGGCGAGAAAAAGGTGTCACTAGAGGAGCTGCCGAAGACACTGCGCGAGTCGGCCCGGGAGGTGCGGAGGCCGAGGGTTTTCGTCCGCGGTGACGCCAAGACCTACCACCAGAACATCGTTGCCGTGTTGAATTCGTGCCAGGAGGCGGGGATCACGGACGTTTCCCTGGCGACGGAGAAATGAATCCCCACAACAGTGGGGTGTGGGGTCAGTAACCCCTCAGTTATAGGGGGGAAACAGTATGGACGATCATCCACTGATTTCACGGATGAGCGCGGATTTTATTAATGGGAGTGCCTAATCTTTTACACATCCACGCGCTGTCATTGCGATCCCGCAAAGCGGGAGAAGCAATGACGTATCAAACATTTCCTGCTCTCAGTAATAAACGGGTCATCAGTGTAAATCCGTGCCTGCACACCGGAGTGCGTTTTGGCACGCAGGCGTGTCAATCCGTGGATGAAAACACTGAGTGGAGTGAATTAGTGCCCCCCATAAGTGACCCATTACTGGGGTCAAGTCTTTATCCTTGACAATTGGAAGCATCGTGAAGCGCCGGCGTTTTCCGGACAAGGCACTTCGGCTC is part of the Candidatus Auribacterota bacterium genome and harbors:
- a CDS encoding glycosyltransferase family 39 protein, which translates into the protein MESIRFFILEKRGRWGADVLILSLFFAFAFFQCLGEYPLMDPDEGRYAEVPREMLESGGFVTPHLNYVHFFFKPPLFYWMNVISLKAFGESEFAVRFPSALCGFLVLVLTYFIGWKVFGRRAALLSAVILGTSGGYYTCSRLNLIDMPLTLCVTAALGFFLLASIETERHRGFYFHFFYIFMALAVLIKGLIGIILPGMVIFFYMLLMRRWRLLREMRLLAGALIVIGICAPWFILVSVKNPGFMKFFFLREHVGRFISQIHQRHEFFGFFVPALLGMMFPWSFFLPAAVARFWSARKSDDYAAWLFLVLWALVILIFFSFSESALLTYILPIFPAVALLTGATLSAAFDRWSGWIRWPSLIIALVFCVGGAGVIIYPHLARITEVTPGMWIAPGIIGIVGGVLSFRFTRRANAAGLFFTLCVMLYLIQVIAAKVIPTVFLAERTTKKLALIAREKVGSDTLIASYMYQPSLAFYTHRKFVMVDADSTIDLDPSRGPGGDTSLFLDINQFIQAWDSGKPIIVLLKERDLASLREKVKAPAVVLGQQGDKILATNR
- a CDS encoding radical SAM protein, whose protein sequence is MRIFLIHIRDPQFYALPERTRVKNGNIRVTGFPPIGIMSLSAVLRRAGHECVLFDQANPETPREVIIEEIHRQRPALVGLSFLSTTSYPYAKILARQIRAADAKVLLAFGGVFATLNAEHIKLQCPEVDFVCRGDGEQLILDLVERLDDPAGVAGLTWMKDGQVVHNPNREMDRDLDQWPFPDRDGLPLEFVESMPLDVPVVLSMERFTTMQTSRGCPWQCVFCDVPIFSEGKWRSRSPQHVVDELAHLQKLGYGSVYFVDDNFLLQPKRIEAICKGINDTGITIRWGCEGRVDSVVQHLFPAMAKAHCHALMFGIESGSQKVLDRLGKKHTLAEVESAVANAKRAGIDIVHGFFVVGSPDETIEDMKATFDFASRIRLDTFSFNRLCVYRGTPLWQEYVKRGLIQDETDWYKYFKCSEIDPTCLSGEVINRERIAGMRRLFLYKMTHYPGQMLRILRRFARSMPLWDILYLIIKPFLGKKRGRTRAERVSRAVT
- a CDS encoding MotA/TolQ/ExbB proton channel family protein — protein: MRRLKWGRVAFAALAAVAAAATALGADDSWLSLRYHSLAKGGVLMIPLAACSVLAVAFAAERFIMMRPDKIVPLDFVKEVRDLTAQGKFAKAVELCRAHKNPVSSVFRVALMLSEKPSMTNDIIRSTVEDLGARAIDELALRIKPLLMISNISPLLGLLGTVFGIIQAFNVVASEAGLGRADLLAAGISMALITTAAGLTIAIPALACFYYFRGLLEGSISERMEITLRAFMEDFVEGRGKK
- a CDS encoding biopolymer transporter ExbD — protein: MRILRRKSTEGDELNLVPLIDVVFNLLVFFLVATSFQRVQRELQVELPRAKSAETAAMDMQPIYVTVDREGVITMGEKKVSLEELPKTLRESAREVRRPRVFVRGDAKTYHQNIVAVLNSCQEAGITDVSLATEK